Proteins encoded in a region of the Phoenix dactylifera cultivar Barhee BC4 chromosome 3, palm_55x_up_171113_PBpolish2nd_filt_p, whole genome shotgun sequence genome:
- the LOC103704068 gene encoding serine/arginine-rich splicing factor SR45a-like — MSYSRRSRYDYRSHSRSPYGYSRSVSRSSSRSRSRSRSGELSDVENPGNNLYVTGLSSRLTKNDLEKHFASEGKVIDVHLVVDPWTRESRGFGFVTMDTVEEANRCIKYLDRSVLEGRVITVEKARRRRGRTPTPGRYLGVRTVHVRRRSPSYSPYHRGRYRSRSYSSERDRSYSPYYGRRSYSPPYYSRRSYSPYHRRYRSHSRSKSPYGRYGRSPIRRRGHRSYSRDSRSYSSERSVSPRYRRRAHRYVSRSRSVSPRVRRGSRRGYSGSVSPRKRSRRSYSRSYSPRDRRSRRSYSRSYSPRVRRSRRSYSPGYSPIGRKTKRSPSCSISPRKSRRYSRESYSHSRGMSYSRSVSSSPARSP; from the exons ATGTCTTACTCAAGGAGATCAAG ATATGACTACCGCTCTCATTCTCGTTCACCATATGGGTACAGCAGATCTGTTTCGAGGTCCTCCTCAAGGTCGAGGAGTCGGTCAAG GAGTGGGGAATTAAGTGATGTAGAGAATCCTGGGAATAACTTGTACGTGACTGGTTTATCTTCTCGGTTGACAAAGAATGATCTTGAGAAGCATTTTGCGAGTGAAGGAAAG GTGATCGACGTCCACCTTGTGGTTGACCCTTGGACAAGGGAGTCTCGCGGCTTTGGATTTGTGACAATGGACACTGTTGAGGAAGCAAATCGCTGCATCAAGTATCTTGACCGGTCGGTGTTGGAAGGTCGGGTCATTACTGTTGAAAAG GCTAGGAGGCGACGTGGGCGAACTCCAACTCCAGGCAGATATCTTGGTGTGAGAACAGTTCATG TGCGACGCCGGTCTCCAAGCTACTCGCCATACCACAGGGGTCGATACAGGTCTCGCAGCTACTCCTCTGAGAGGGACCGGTCTTATTCTCCTTACTACGGGCGGCGATCCTACTCTCCACCGTACTACAGTCGGCGATCCTACTCTCCCTACCACAGGCGGTACAGGTCCCATTCGCGTTCTAAATCTCCATACGGTCGTTACGGCCGATCACCTATAAGGAGGCGGGGGCACCGATCATACTCTCGTGATTCAAGGTCGTACTCTTCGGAGCGCTCTGTTTCGCCTCGCTATCGCAGGCGTGCCCACCGCTATGTGTCACGTTCACGAAGTGTTTCCCCAAGAGTAAGGAGAGGCTCAAGGAGGGGCTACTCGGGCAGTGTTTCACCGAGGAAGAGATCGAGGAGGAGCTATTCTCGCAGCTACTCTCCGAGGGATCGGAGGTCGAGGAGGAGCTATTCTCGTAGCTACTCTCCGAGGGTTCGGAGGTCGAGGAGAAGCTATTCGCCCGGATACTCTCCCATTGGCCGTAAGACAAAGAGAAGTCCTTCATGCAGCATTTCACCCAGGAAAAGCAGGAGATATTCTCGAGAAAGTTATTCCCATAGTCGCGGCATGAGCTACTCTAGGTCTGTTTCAAGTTCTCCTGCAAGGTCGCCTTGA
- the LOC103704066 gene encoding alpha-glucan phosphorylase, H isozyme codes for MPTTKETLITATNDGAKVPAVAHPLAEESSEIASNIAYHAQYSPHFSPLKFEPEQAYYAAAQSIRDMLIQRWNETYLHFHKVDPKQTYYLSMEYLQGRALANAIGNLGILDAYADALNKLGHELEEIAEQEKDAALGNGGLGRLASCFLDSMATLNLPAWGYGLRYRYGLFRQRISKEGQEEVAEDWLEKFSPWEVVRHDIVYPVRFFGRVEVSPTGSRKWVGGEIIQALAYDVPIPGYKTKNTINLRLWDAKASCEDFNLFQFNSGQYESAAQLHSKAQQICAVLYPGDATENGKILRLKQQFFLCSASLQDIVVRFKERRAGKTALQWSEFPNKVAVQLNDTHPTLAIPELMRLLMDDEGLGWDEAWNVTTRTVAYTNHTVLPEALEKWPQAIMAKLLPRHMEIIEEIDKRFMAMIHSSRTDMESKLPSMRILDSSNPEKPVVRMANLCVVSSHMVNGVAQLHSDILKSELFKDFVSIWPAKFQNKTNGITPRRWLRFCSPELSNIITKWLKTDRWITNLDLLSGLRKFADNEELHSEWDSAKMANKCRLAQYVLHVTGIAIDPNSLFDIQVKRIHEYKRQLLNILGAVYRYKKLREMSTEERKKMTPRTIMLGGKAFATYTNAKRIVKLVNDVGSVVNNDPEINNYLKVVFIPNYNVSVAEMLIPGSELSQHISTAGMEASGTSNMKFSLNGCLIIGTLDGANVEIREEIGEENFFLFGAKADEVPRLRKEREAGLFKPDPRFEEAKKLIRSGAFGSYNYNPLLDSLEGNSGYGRGDYFLVGHDFPSYIDAQSKVDEAYKDRRRWLKMSILSTAGSGKFSSDRTISQYAKEIWDIKGCPVP; via the exons ATGCCCACCACGAAGGAAACCCTAATTACTGCGACAAATGATGGCGCTAAAGTTCCAGCCGTCGCGCATCCTTTGGCAGAGGAATCGTCGGAAATTGCATCCAACATTGCCTACCATGCTCAGTACAGTCCTCATTTCTCCCCTCTCAAATTCGAGCCGGAGCAAGCTTATTATGCCGCAGCACAGAGCATCCGTGACATGCTGATTCAG AGGTGGAATGAAACGTACCTTCATTTTCACAAAGTTGATCCCAAGCAGACATACTACCTGTCGATGGAGTATTTACAAGGTCGTGCGCTTGCTAATGCTATCGGGAACCTCGGCATACTAGATGCATATGCTGATGCTCTAAATAAACTGGGACATGAACTTGAAGAGATTGCGGAGCAG GAGAAAGATGCAGCTCTGGGGAATGGAGGCTTGGGTAGACTTGCATCATGCTTTCTAGATTCAATGGCAACACTAAATTTGCCTGCTTGGGGTTATGGTTTACGTTATAGATATGGCTTATTTAGGCAGCGGATATCCAAGGAGGGCCAAGAAGAAGTGGCAGAAGATTGGCTCGAG AAGTTCAGTCCATGGGAGGTTGTCAGGCATGACATCGTATATCCTGTTAGATTTTTTGGCCGTGTTGAGGTCTCTCCTACGGGATC TCGAAAGTGGGTTGGAGGGGAGATTATTCAAGCATTGGCCTATGATGTGCCAATTCCAGGATACAAAACAAAGAATACTATAAATCTTCGCCTTTGGGATGCAAAAGCTAGCTGTGAAGATTTCAACTTATTTCAATTCAACAGTGGACAGTATGAATCTGCTGCTCAACTACACTCTAAAGCTCAGCAG ATATGTGCAGTTTTATACCCTGGTGATGCTACAGAAAATGGAAAGATTCTGCGACTGAAGCAACAGTTTTTCCTTTGCAGTGCATCCCTGCAG GATATTGTTGTGAGATTTAAGGAAAGGAGAGCTGGGAAAACAGCATTACAGTGGTCTGAGTTTCCTAACAAAGTTGCTGTTCAACTGAATGATACACACCCAACACTTGCAATACCAGAGCTGATGCGATTACTGATGGATGATGAGGGACTTGGTTGGGATGAAGCTTGGAATGTGACAACAAG GACTGTTGCTTATACCAATCACACAGTTCTTCCTGAAGCACTAGAGAAATGGCCACAAGCTATAATGGCAAAACTTCTTCCCCGTCACATGGAGATTATAGAAGAAATTGATAAGCGA TTTATGGCAATGATACATTCCAGCCGAACTGACATGGAGAGTAAACTCCCATCCATGCGGATTCTGGATAGCTCCAATCCCGAAAAGCCTGTAGTGCGCATGGCAAATTTATGTGTAGTGTCTTCTCACATG GTGAATGGAGTGGCCCAGTTGCACAGTGACATATTGAAGTCAGAGTTATTCAAGGACTTTGTCTCCATATGGCCTGCCAAATTTCAGAACAAAACAAATGGCATCACACCTCGACGGTGGCTCCGTTTTTGCAGCCCTGAGCTGAGTAACATAATCACGAAATGGCTAAAAACAGATAGATGGATCACTAATCTTGACCTCCTCTCTGGGCTTCGTAAA TTTGCTGACAATGAGGAGTTACATTCGGAGTGGGATTCGGCCAAGATGGCTAACAAATGTCGCCTGGCACAGTATGTATTGCACGTGACAGGCATTGCTATCGACCCTAATAGCCTCTTTGACATTCAAGTTAAGCGAATTCATGAATACAAGAGACAGCTGCTGAACATCTTGGGAGCAGTGTATAGATACAAGAAACTAAGG GAAATGAGCactgaagagaggaagaaaatgaCACCACGTACCATCATGCTAGGAGGAAAAGCATTTGCAACATATACCAATGCTAAAAGAATAGTGAAGTTGGTTAATGATGTTGGTTCGGTAGTCAACAATGATCCTGAAATCAACAATTATTTGAAG GTTGTCTTCATTCCAAATTACAATGTATCTGTGGCTGAAATGCTTATTCCTGGTAGTGAGCTCTCTCAGCACATCAGCACAGCAGGCATGGAAGCTAGTGGGACGAGCAATATGAAATTTTCTCTAAATGGTTGTTTGATAATTGGGACATTAGATGGTGCAAATGTCGAAATAAGGGAAGAGATAGGGGAGGagaatttcttcctttttggtgCCAAAGCAGATGAAGTCCCACGGCTGCGCAAGGAGAGAGAAGCTGGACTG TTCAAACCAGATCCACGATTTGAAGAAGCCAAAAAACTTATCAGGAGCGGTGCATTTGGTAGCTACAACTACAATCCTCTTCTGGATTCATTGGAAGGAAACTCTGGCTATGGACGTGGTGATTACTTTCTAGTTGGTCACGACTTCCCAAGCTATATTGATGCACAGTCCAAGGTGGATGAAGCATACAA GGATCGGAGAAGATGGCTGAAGATGTCTATCCTGAGCACTGCAGGCAGCGGAAAATTCAGCAGTGATCGAACCATTTCCCAGTATGCAAAGGAAATATGGGACATAAAGGGCTGCCCTGTGCCATAG